The Cognaticolwellia beringensis genome segment TGACGGCACAGCTTGCCCGACAATATCGCTTACAGACTCATTTTTGGCGTAAAATTTAACGGTTTTTCGCTCGCCTGGATGTACTTTTATTTCATTAATCATTGGTTCAAACCGCCAAGGAATACCTTTGGCTGTTCTAGTCAAAAATTGCACGGTAATAGTACGATCGGTATCTATAGTTACATCTTTATAACTTGCTGCAACGTTAGATGTTTTTCCGTTTAACCCAGTGATATCGCAAAACACGTCATATAACGGCACCATCGCAAAACCAAAGCCAAACATTCCGAAAACAATCAACATCAGTTTTTTTACTGTTTTTTTCACTGAAGCATCATGCGTTTTAGATTGCGCTTGCTTTGATAAATTATTTTGCGATTCACCGTTAGTCATTTTGCTTCCAATTAATCAATTTTTGGTGGTGTTTCGAATGTATGGTATGGCGCAGGGCTAGGCACTGTCCATTCCAAACCTTCAGCTCCATCCCATGGTTTCGCTGGCGCTTTCTCGCCGCCCTTAATACACTTGATAACCAATACCAAGAAGATTAACTGCGAAATACCAAAGGCAAAACCACCAATACTCACCCACTTATTAAAGTCCGCAAACTGCAAAGCATAATCAGGAATACGACGAGGCATACCCGCCAAACCTAAAAAGTGCATAGGGAAAAACAATAAGTTTACTGAGATAAGTGAACACCAAAAATGCCACTTACTTAAGGTATCGTTGTACATGTAACCCGTCCATTTCGGTAACCAGTAGTAAGCGCCTGCAAAAATAGAAAATAGCGCGCCAGTAACCAATACATAATGGAAATGAGCAACAACAAAGTAAGTATCATGATATTGAAAATCAACCGGAGTCATCGCTAGCATCAAACCAGAGAAACCACCAATAGTGAACAAAATCACGAAAGCTATAGAGAACAGCATAGGAGTTTCAAAACTAATTGAACCACGCCACATAGTGGCTGCCCAGTTAAAGACTTTCACCCCTGTAGGCACCGCAATTAACATGGTGCAATACATAAAGAATAATTCGCCAAATAGCGGCATACCCGTGGTGAACATGTGATGTGCCCAAACGATGAACGACAAGAAGGCAATTGATGCTGTTGCGTAAACCATTGAACTATAACCAAAGAGCTTTTTACGAGAGAAAGCTGGAATGGTAGTAGACACAATACCAAATGCTGGCAAGATCATGATGTAAACTTCAGGATGACCAAAGAACCAGAAAATATGCTGGAACATTACAGGGTCACCACCACCGGCGGCATCAAAGAAACTAGTGCCAAAATAAGTATCGGTTAACACCATAGTGACGGTACCTGCGAGCACCGGCATTACCGCTATTAACAAGTAAGCCGTGATGAAAAATGTCCATACAAACAATGGCATTTTCATGTAAGTCATACCTGGAGCACGCATATTCATAATGGTTACAACGATGTTTATTGCGCCCATAATGGAGGAAATCCCCATAATATGTACCGCAAAAACGAAGAACGCTGTGCTGCCGTTACTGTAAGTGGTTGATAATGGTGCGTAGAAGGTCCAACCAAAGTTTGGCGCGCCACTTTCTAAAAAGAAAGTCGACAATAAAATAGCAAAAGCAAAGGGTAATATCCAAAAGCTCCAGTTATTCAATCGTGGTAATGCCATGTCTGGCGCACCTACCATCATAGGTAGCATCCAGTTAGCCAAGCCGGTAAAGGCCGGCATGATCGCACCAAATACCATAATAAGACCATGAACTGTGGTCATTTGGTTAAAGAAGTCAGGCTCAACTATCTGTAATCCGGGCTGAAATAACTCAGCACGAATAACCAGCGCCATAACACCGCCAGTTAAAAACATGATAAATGAGAACCATAAGTACATCGAACCGATATCTTTATGGTTAGTGGTATATAACCAGCGTTTCAGGCCGGTCATTTTATGATTATGGTGCTCACCGTCATGTGAATCATGTTCGGATTGATCATTAATTACATCTGTAGTCATTTTAACGCCTCCCTACTTCGCGCTAGCAGCAACATCTGCTGGCTGGACTAAATCACCGGTGTTGTTACCCCAAGCGTTACGCTCGTAAGTGACAACCGCAGCAATTTGCGTTTTAGTTAATTGGCTAGCAAAAGCCGCCATCGCTGGATTTTTCTTGCTGCCGTTAAGCACCATATCTAAATGCACAGCTACATCACCTGTGGCAATAGCACTGCCTTTAAGGCCAGGAAATACTGGTGCCATACCTTCGCCACTCGCTTGATGACAAGCAGCACAAGCAGTCATGTAGACTTCTTCACCCATCGTCATTAATTCATCTTGGCTATAAACCTTCGATAAATCTTCCGCAGGGACAATGTCAGCAATGACTTCTGTTACTTGTTCTTTTACATCTTCAACAGCTTGCTTAACAGTTTCAGTAACACTTGCCCCGGCACTACCTGACGCAGCTTGAACATCGGCAGCTTGAACAGCGTCACCGGTATTATTACCCCAAGCATTACGTTCATAAGTAACTACTGCTGCAATTTCTTTTAAGCTCAGTTGCTTGCCATAACCTTGCATGCCAGTGCCAGCTTTGCCATTAAAGACAATATCTATATGCTCGCTAGCAGGACCTGTTGTCGCAACAGCACTACCTTTAAGCGCGGGAAATGCTGGTGGTAAGCCTTGGCCACTAACTTGGTGACACGCGGCACAGTATGCGGTGTAAGTTGTTTCACCTAGTTGCATTAATTCTTCTAAAGGTACTGAAGCATTCAACGATGCTGCTTCTGCAGCTTTCGCATTAGCCTTCAATGCTTTCTGCTCATCAAGCCAAATGGCATAATCAGCTTCAGACTTCACTTCAACCACTATCGGCATAAAACCGTGATCTTTACCACATAGCTCAGCACATTGGCCACGATAAACGCCGGGGTCATCTACCTTAGTCCAAGCTTCGTTAATAAAACCAGGGTTAGCATCTTGTTTTACCGCAAATGCCGGAACCCACCAAGCGTGGATAACATCATCAGAGGTAATAACAAAACGCACTTTTTTATTGGTTGGAATAACTAAAGGACGATCAACTTCAAGCAGATAGTTTTCACCTTTCTCGGCTGAAGTACCATCTTGGTTTTCGTATTGGTCACGTGGCGTAGAAAGTACCGAATAAAACTCGAGGTCTTGATCAAAATATTTATAATGCCATTTCCACTGAGAGCCCGTTACTTGAATAGTTATATCTGCATCATCGTTATTTTCCATATCAATGAGCGTGGTAGTGGCAGGAACAGCCATAGCGATTAGAATGACGACAGGAATAGCCGTCCAGAGAATTTCTACTTTTGTGCTTTCATGGAAGGTTGCTGGTTTAAAGCCTTTTGATTTACGGTGAAACACCATAGACCAAAACATAGCACCAAATACCACAACACCAATAGCTGTACAGATATAGAGAACCAACATATGTAAATCGTATACGTCTCTACTAACTTCCGTAACACCTTTGGTTAAGTTCAGCGACATATCTGCCCATACCGAACTCGACAACAAGCCCCCTAGCAACAGCAAACCTAGGTTACGTCTTTTCACTCGACATCTCCTTCACCCTTTTTAAGGCCAAACAACACGGTTTAATCACCATTACACAATGAAAACCGGCTATTTCGCGCATACATTTATTATTATTTAAGTGACGTATTATTCGACAACTGTCAATTACGCCCTATTGTTATGTTTGTACGTTTTCTAGACTAGAATTACTTAAAACTTGATCGGGGTCAATTTAAAATTTCAAAAGCATGAAAAATAAAAGCTAATAAATACAATAGAGTAATAACCCTAAACTGGACGACAAGTGCATTTTTAAAAGGATTACTTCAATGTTTATTTTTTGTTCGAGGGGTGTTTTTTGCGCTGAATAATAAATATTCGATCATGAAATTAGCTGTATAAAAAACAGGCTACAAGCGTTATTTATTGGCGATTAATAGAATTGTTCTGACCAAAAATACTTTAGGTGCTAGAAAAGCTGTTAAATGGAAGAAAAGCGCAAATTTAAGCAATAAGTTTAAAAAACATCAATTAAATCTGCGGGTTTAGCGCAGTAAAAATAGTAAAATATTTAAATATGTATGTAATTACATCCAATCTGCCGCGCGAATAACACCGACAGCTAGGCCTTCGATGTTAAATTGTTGGGACGTTAAATCGACTTTAATTGGTGAAAAGTCTTCATTCTCAGCAAGTAAGTGAACCACATTACCTTCACGTTTAAAACGCTTAACCGTAACATCGTCTTCAACACGAGCAACAATGACTTGGCCATTTTGTACGTCTGTGGTTTGATGCACTGCCAGCAAATCGCCATCTAAAATGCCAATGTCTTTCATGCTTTCGCCATTAACGCGCAATAAATAATCGGCCGGTGGATGAAATAAACTTCCATCAATTTTATAGTGCTGCTCAACATGTTCTTGTGCCAAAATTGGCTCACCTGCTGCGACTCGACCAATAAGCGGCAAACCATCTTCTTCAATAAATTCTTCCGCAAGACGAATGCCACGAGAAGTACCAGGTAACATCTCAATATAGCCTTTCTTAGCTAGCGCTTTTAAATGTTCTTCTGCTGCATTGGCCGATTTAAACCCAAAATTAGTCGCAATTTCGGCACGAGTTGGCGGCATACCAGTATCCGAAATTTTTTCTCTGATCAGATCAAATATCTGCTGTTGTCTAGGTGTTAAAGGGCGCATTTTTATTCCTTAAGCGACTGAAGAGTAAGCCTGTATTTTTAAACAGTATTACTGTTATTGTATACAGGCTTTTTGGAAACGCAAGAAATTATTGCTGAGGGATTGAGCAGTTTTGTTAATTATAATGAAAATTTTTCTGTATATTTTTTTAGAATGCTTCGAGGCGTATTAAAAATAAGCACTCTCCCCCCTTGATTAAGTCAAACATTTGCAGTTTCTAAAACGCTAGAATTATGTAATATTAAAAGC includes the following:
- a CDS encoding cytochrome c oxidase assembly protein — protein: MTNGESQNNLSKQAQSKTHDASVKKTVKKLMLIVFGMFGFGFAMVPLYDVFCDITGLNGKTSNVAASYKDVTIDTDRTITVQFLTRTAKGIPWRFEPMINEIKVHPGERKTVKFYAKNESVSDIVGQAVPSVSPGRAAVYFQKIECFCFNNQPLKASEDVEMGLQFYVDLDLPDDVSTITLSYTLYDITSSVDS
- the ctaD gene encoding cytochrome c oxidase subunit I, with translation MTTDVINDQSEHDSHDGEHHNHKMTGLKRWLYTTNHKDIGSMYLWFSFIMFLTGGVMALVIRAELFQPGLQIVEPDFFNQMTTVHGLIMVFGAIMPAFTGLANWMLPMMVGAPDMALPRLNNWSFWILPFAFAILLSTFFLESGAPNFGWTFYAPLSTTYSNGSTAFFVFAVHIMGISSIMGAINIVVTIMNMRAPGMTYMKMPLFVWTFFITAYLLIAVMPVLAGTVTMVLTDTYFGTSFFDAAGGGDPVMFQHIFWFFGHPEVYIMILPAFGIVSTTIPAFSRKKLFGYSSMVYATASIAFLSFIVWAHHMFTTGMPLFGELFFMYCTMLIAVPTGVKVFNWAATMWRGSISFETPMLFSIAFVILFTIGGFSGLMLAMTPVDFQYHDTYFVVAHFHYVLVTGALFSIFAGAYYWLPKWTGYMYNDTLSKWHFWCSLISVNLLFFPMHFLGLAGMPRRIPDYALQFADFNKWVSIGGFAFGISQLIFLVLVIKCIKGGEKAPAKPWDGAEGLEWTVPSPAPYHTFETPPKID
- the coxB gene encoding cytochrome c oxidase subunit II, coding for MKRRNLGLLLLGGLLSSSVWADMSLNLTKGVTEVSRDVYDLHMLVLYICTAIGVVVFGAMFWSMVFHRKSKGFKPATFHESTKVEILWTAIPVVILIAMAVPATTTLIDMENNDDADITIQVTGSQWKWHYKYFDQDLEFYSVLSTPRDQYENQDGTSAEKGENYLLEVDRPLVIPTNKKVRFVITSDDVIHAWWVPAFAVKQDANPGFINEAWTKVDDPGVYRGQCAELCGKDHGFMPIVVEVKSEADYAIWLDEQKALKANAKAAEAASLNASVPLEELMQLGETTYTAYCAACHQVSGQGLPPAFPALKGSAVATTGPASEHIDIVFNGKAGTGMQGYGKQLSLKEIAAVVTYERNAWGNNTGDAVQAADVQAASGSAGASVTETVKQAVEDVKEQVTEVIADIVPAEDLSKVYSQDELMTMGEEVYMTACAACHQASGEGMAPVFPGLKGSAIATGDVAVHLDMVLNGSKKNPAMAAFASQLTKTQIAAVVTYERNAWGNNTGDLVQPADVAASAK
- the lexA gene encoding transcriptional repressor LexA, whose protein sequence is MRPLTPRQQQIFDLIREKISDTGMPPTRAEIATNFGFKSANAAEEHLKALAKKGYIEMLPGTSRGIRLAEEFIEEDGLPLIGRVAAGEPILAQEHVEQHYKIDGSLFHPPADYLLRVNGESMKDIGILDGDLLAVHQTTDVQNGQVIVARVEDDVTVKRFKREGNVVHLLAENEDFSPIKVDLTSQQFNIEGLAVGVIRAADWM